The DNA sequence TTCCTCCTTCAATTAATCAACACGGTGTAAAACGGATGCCTTTTCATTACATTCGTTTAATGGAAATAGCCTTGCGCATTTTATTGATCGATTTCTGCATGAGTTCTTTCTGCCGATACTGACGTTTACGTAGAGGGCATCGATCAAGCTCAGCTGAGCGAGTCTGGACGATAGAGCTTCCGAGCGGTATTCGGTCTCTTTGGAAAGGGTATAAAGAGGGACGTCGACCCGTTTATAGGAATGGAGCTTTCCCTTTTTGGAGGAGGAGTGAATGATGATCAAATGGGATCTTCGTTATTAGAAGGCCGATCATGCTCCGTATTATTACCGGGAGCTGGAGTGGACATGGGGCGACTCCGGGACGATCAAGGACGAGCCTCACTCCGCACGACCGCAGGGAGAACGGGATTAGCTGAGTCCGGCCCGCCCGGAAAGCGTCCCCATGGAATCGAAAGCGGACGGAAACCAGAAGGAAATACTTCTATAAGTTATATTTTCAAGGAAGCGTATATTAAAGTTCCTGAAGCCTGGAAAGGCCCTGGGTGGTGATGGTCGAGCCCATTCGGCCGCTCCCTTTTTCCACGAATCCTTTTTCAGCCAGTTTTTGAATTCTCATCCTTACCTGCTGTATAGAAAGAGAGTATCCATCTGCAGAAGCTTTTTCAGCGAGTTTTTTCAAGCTGACCCTTTCCCCCTTTGAAGCCGCTTCAGCTAATAAATCAAGCAGCTTAAATAAATCCGGAGTAAGCGGTGCTGCGTTACGCGGCCGCATTTTCCGGAAAAATTCCGGGAGGTCGCCGGATGTAAGTACGTTTCCTCCGGTTGTTTCTGCGTAGGCAATTGTGCTTTTCAACTCACGAATATTTCCCGGCCAGTCGTATTTTTGCAGGATGTCTTCCGCTTCAGGAGAAAGTTTTCTATTCTCACGGAGAAGAGCTTTGCAGAGAAGGGGAAGGTCACTTTTCCGTTCGCGCAGCGGAGGTACAGAAAAATGAAGCACATTTAATCTGTAAAACAGGTCGGAACGGAAACGTCCTTCCCGGACTTCCAGTTCAAGGTTTTTATTGGTTGCTGCAATAATCCGATTTTCAACCGGAATATTGCTGCCTCCGCCGATGCGGCGGATTTCTCCTTCCTGAAGTACTCGGAGCAGCTGCGCCTGAACACCCGTGCTTAGTTCTCCAATTTCATCGAGAAAGAGCGTTCCTCCGGAAGCAAGTTCGAAAAGACCGCGTTTGCCTCCTTTCAGAGCTCCGGTAAAAGTACCTTCTTCATATCCGAACAGTTCACTGTGAAGCAGGCTTTCCGACATAGCGCTGCAGTTCACTGCAAAAAAAGGACCCTGCCATTGTTTGGAATTATGATGAACTGCGTGGGCGAACAATTCTTTACCGACGCCCGTTTCTCCGTAAATTAAAACCGGATAATCTGCAGCAGCCATTTTCAGAGACCGGTCTTTCGCCTCTGTAAGGAGTGGATGTTCCCCTATAATGTCTTGCAGTGTATATTTGGAAGCCAGGCCTTTGCGGCGGTGCTCCCGGCGTGCTGTCTGTTCAATTTCAAAAGCTTTTTCTACACTTTTAACCGTGACCACGGTGGAACTGAAAGAGGAGGTGGTCGTTTTATACAGTACATGTTCCTGCTCTCCAATGGTTAGAAAGCCCCGGGTATCCTTGTTTTCAATAAATTGGAGCAGGGTTCTATTGGAGATCACTTCGTAAATCGAAGATCCAATCACTATGCTCGCAGCTTTTGA is a window from the Alkalicoccus halolimnae genome containing:
- a CDS encoding sigma 54-interacting transcriptional regulator, with translation MHKQLLLVTGNNNTKAVLHAQLNMLLGDTISIRSIAVDEKQQNFRPDEFQIILFSSRSVREEFFQLYAFPLEQTHLLTGKRTINPEAFPRLLALPKSRVLVVNDDEESVNETAESIYQLGIDHLELIPFQTGRHFYDGVTTAVTPSEKDRCPPSISRIIDIDVRPFDMTTIIRVVDYLKLDETIASKLSERYLTKMVKLQESLLAKEDHTQKISDHYHELLNQMDDAILAFNHKGVITAVNQGMEKILSKAASIVIGSSIYEVISNRTLLQFIENKDTRGFLTIGEQEHVLYKTTTSSFSSTVVTVKSVEKAFEIEQTARREHRRKGLASKYTLQDIIGEHPLLTEAKDRSLKMAAADYPVLIYGETGVGKELFAHAVHHNSKQWQGPFFAVNCSAMSESLLHSELFGYEEGTFTGALKGGKRGLFELASGGTLFLDEIGELSTGVQAQLLRVLQEGEIRRIGGGSNIPVENRIIAATNKNLELEVREGRFRSDLFYRLNVLHFSVPPLRERKSDLPLLCKALLRENRKLSPEAEDILQKYDWPGNIRELKSTIAYAETTGGNVLTSGDLPEFFRKMRPRNAAPLTPDLFKLLDLLAEAASKGERVSLKKLAEKASADGYSLSIQQVRMRIQKLAEKGFVEKGSGRMGSTITTQGLSRLQEL